The proteins below are encoded in one region of Holophagaceae bacterium:
- a CDS encoding respiratory nitrate reductase subunit gamma: MARTSSLEEMAEIYTRSFDLNPDCVLEIGWHLFGESYKRGQFLAMMRHHLQENDIDAGNDLPDYLPNLLDLTMKLETQDAIDLVDDCILPAMEKIQSGMKDGAYAHLLQGLFLIFTAHRMATSSGGTARARRPSASPGTPRPARAKPRPAVTGRGEPCLINSSGSDFPTSLALAVVVSILRFTWKPFSYSSLSSQFLENKQLFWGSGLWHWGILWVLTGHLVAFLIPRQILAWNSAPFRLYCQKSPV; encoded by the coding sequence GTGGCAAGAACTTCCAGCCTGGAGGAAATGGCCGAGATCTACACCCGCAGTTTCGATCTGAATCCCGACTGCGTGCTGGAGATCGGCTGGCACCTGTTCGGCGAATCCTACAAGCGTGGCCAGTTCCTGGCGATGATGCGCCATCACCTGCAGGAGAACGATATCGATGCGGGCAACGATCTGCCGGATTACCTGCCCAATCTGCTGGATCTCACGATGAAGCTGGAGACCCAGGATGCCATCGACCTGGTGGACGACTGCATCCTGCCCGCCATGGAAAAAATCCAGTCAGGGATGAAAGACGGGGCTTATGCACACTTGCTTCAGGGTCTTTTCCTGATCTTTACGGCTCACCGCATGGCAACGTCCTCCGGGGGGACCGCCCGGGCCAGGAGGCCCTCTGCGTCCCCCGGAACCCCACGTCCGGCCCGGGCAAAGCCCAGACCTGCCGTCACCGGCCGAGGTGAGCCATGCTTGATAAATTCCTCTGGGTCGGATTTCCCTACATCGCTGGCCCTGGCGGTCGTGGTGAGCATCCTCCGCTTCACCTGGAAACCCTTCAGCTATTCGAGCCTCTCCAGCCAGTTCCTTGAGAACAAGCAGCTCTTCTGGGGTTCGGGGCTCTGGCACTGGGGCATTCTCTGGGTGCTCACCGGGCATCTCGTCGCCTTCCTGATTCCGCGGCAGATCCTGGCCTGGAACTCCGCGCCTTTTCGACTGTATTGCCAGAAATCTCCGGTTTGA
- a CDS encoding cytochrome c3 family protein, with protein MGPRSSPAFHVDFPHSRHVNAGVACQNCHGEIQGMERVRTSLALTMGECLACHRAENQKLQLNGKPPRPPHRLRRLPPLRRNHARMEEPRRTAGTHQKNQGRVQR; from the coding sequence GTGGGTCCGCGTTCATCGCCTGCCTTCCACGTCGACTTTCCCCACAGCCGGCACGTCAATGCGGGCGTGGCCTGCCAGAACTGCCACGGCGAGATCCAGGGCATGGAGCGCGTCAGAACAAGCCTGGCCTTGACCATGGGCGAGTGCCTGGCCTGCCACCGCGCCGAGAACCAGAAGCTGCAACTGAACGGCAAACCTCCCCGCCCCCCCCACCGACTGCGGCGCCTGCCACCACTGAGGAGAAACCATGCGCGTATGGAAGAGCCTCGGCGAACGGCGGGGACTCATCAAAAAAACCAAGGCCGAGTTCAGCGATGA
- a CDS encoding DUF3341 domain-containing protein has product MRSTELMVPTRFRANFAAPGLLLEAVKRLKLDGYRVIDTYTPFPVHGMDEAIGLKPSRLPQACLAFAILGLAIALSVQIWTSAFDYPLIVGGKPLVSPAGLCARGLRTYGFVGGAWRGGHALRGFRHAAEVQGA; this is encoded by the coding sequence ATGAGGAGCACTGAACTGATGGTCCCGACCCGCTTTCGCGCCAACTTCGCCGCGCCCGGGCTGCTGCTCGAAGCCGTGAAGCGCCTGAAGCTGGACGGTTATCGCGTCATCGACACCTACACGCCCTTTCCCGTGCATGGAATGGACGAGGCCATCGGCTTGAAGCCCTCGCGGTTGCCGCAGGCCTGCCTGGCCTTTGCGATTCTGGGCCTGGCCATCGCGCTGAGTGTCCAGATCTGGACCTCGGCCTTCGATTATCCCTTGATCGTCGGCGGCAAGCCCTTGGTGTCCCCTGCCGGCCTTTGTGCCCGTGGCCTTCGAACTTACGGTTTTGTTGGCGGGGCTTGGCGTGGTGGGCACGCTCTTCGTGGTTTCAGGCATGCGGCCGAAGTTCAAGGTGCCTGA
- the meaB gene encoding methylmalonyl Co-A mutase-associated GTPase MeaB yields the protein MDTADGLLGPLLEGNARALARAISWMEDGHPQARPLMAKVWPRLGKAVVLGLTGAPGSGKSTLTDQIARTLLEQGQKVGILAVDPTSPFSGGAILGDRIRMGRIASDPRIFIRSMATRGALGGLARATQDAIDLLDAAGFDTVIVETVGVGQDEVDVVSCVHTCAVVLVPGLGDEIQAIKAGIMEVADLFVINKADRDGVEQVEQEIEAMKSLSPPKPWDPPVCRAIATQGEGIRELLDQVRRHGAWLRAHGGLERKAQERARLRFDSLLAEEASRRARARSGQRVQELITAIARRELDPYAAVEQVLGPES from the coding sequence ATGGACACTGCCGATGGGCTGTTGGGGCCGCTCCTGGAAGGCAATGCGCGGGCCCTGGCCCGGGCGATCAGCTGGATGGAGGATGGCCACCCCCAGGCCCGGCCCCTCATGGCCAAGGTCTGGCCCCGGCTTGGCAAAGCCGTCGTCCTGGGGCTCACGGGGGCCCCGGGCTCGGGTAAATCCACCTTGACCGACCAGATCGCGAGGACGCTGCTCGAGCAGGGCCAGAAGGTCGGCATCCTGGCCGTGGATCCCACCTCGCCCTTCAGCGGCGGCGCCATCCTGGGGGACCGGATCCGCATGGGCCGCATCGCCTCGGATCCCCGCATCTTCATCCGGAGCATGGCCACGCGCGGGGCGCTGGGCGGGCTGGCGCGGGCCACCCAGGACGCCATCGACCTGCTGGACGCCGCCGGTTTCGATACGGTGATCGTGGAAACCGTGGGGGTGGGGCAGGACGAGGTGGACGTGGTGAGCTGCGTCCATACCTGCGCCGTGGTGCTGGTGCCGGGCCTGGGCGACGAGATCCAGGCCATCAAGGCCGGCATCATGGAAGTGGCGGATCTCTTCGTCATCAACAAGGCCGACCGCGATGGCGTCGAGCAGGTGGAGCAGGAGATCGAGGCCATGAAGAGCCTGAGCCCGCCAAAACCCTGGGACCCACCCGTCTGCCGGGCCATCGCGACCCAGGGCGAAGGCATCCGGGAACTGCTGGACCAGGTCCGCCGGCACGGGGCCTGGCTGCGTGCCCATGGCGGCCTTGAGCGCAAGGCGCAGGAGCGAGCCAGGCTCCGCTTCGACTCCCTGCTGGCGGAGGAGGCCTCCCGCCGCGCCCGCGCCCGGTCCGGACAGCGCGTCCAGGAGCTCATCACGGCCATTGCCAGGCGGGAACTCGATCCCTACGCAGCGGTGGAGCAGGTTCTGGGTCCTGAGAGCTAA
- a CDS encoding 23S rRNA (pseudouridine(1915)-N(3))-methyltransferase RlmH → MSYPVRLYVFGRPKLAFAREWEAHYLSMLKPHARLDLVELAEGRGTPAQQLKDEAARLLPKLAALQCPVLLTPEAPARSSEAFSDWLGRAMDQGLSLGFAIGSSHGFDPGLKAAIKEKLSLGPMTFPHDLTRVMFLEQLYRAFAILKGSPYHK, encoded by the coding sequence ATGTCATACCCTGTCCGGCTCTATGTTTTCGGCCGGCCCAAACTGGCCTTCGCCCGGGAATGGGAAGCGCACTACCTCTCCATGCTGAAACCCCATGCCCGCTTGGATCTGGTGGAGCTGGCGGAGGGCCGGGGCACCCCTGCCCAGCAATTGAAGGATGAAGCCGCCCGGCTATTGCCCAAGCTGGCGGCCCTTCAGTGCCCGGTGCTCTTGACTCCCGAGGCCCCGGCCCGGAGTTCCGAGGCTTTTTCGGACTGGCTGGGCAGGGCCATGGACCAGGGCCTGAGCCTGGGCTTCGCCATCGGCAGCAGCCATGGCTTTGATCCGGGCCTCAAGGCCGCCATCAAGGAGAAACTGTCCTTGGGCCCCATGACCTTCCCCCATGACCTGACGCGCGTGATGTTCCTGGAACAGCTCTACCGGGCCTTCGCAATCCTCAAGGGCTCGCCGTACCACAAGTAG
- a CDS encoding glutamate dehydrogenase, translated as MTEHANLFENVNRQFDEAADILEMPPEIREILKTPYREVSVALPIRMDDGRMKVFHGFRVQHNGVRGPQKGGIRYHPEVDLDDVRALASLMTWKTAVVNIPFGGAKGGVQCDPSKMSLHELESLTRRYIAKISMVLGPTRDVPAPDVNTNAQTMAWVMDEYGRKAGYQPACVTGKPIELGGSQGREAATGKGVAIITREACGALGVPLKGARVVLQGFGNVGSYTAKFLDGMGAKIIAVADHTGAVRKAGGLDVQGLIAYVKEHKGVGGFTGGEAFEAGTVFSQDCDILIPAALGGVINKDTAPGVKAKLIVEGANAPTTTAADQILKDKGVTVIPDILANAGGVTVSYFEWVQNLQQFFWEEAEVFEKEEKIMVQAFNDVHGKVVQHGCTYRTGAFVLALDRVYKANQMRGW; from the coding sequence ATGACCGAGCACGCCAATCTATTCGAGAACGTCAACCGGCAGTTCGATGAGGCCGCTGACATTCTGGAAATGCCCCCGGAAATCCGGGAGATCCTGAAAACACCCTACCGGGAAGTGTCGGTGGCCCTGCCCATCCGCATGGACGACGGCAGGATGAAGGTCTTCCACGGATTCCGCGTGCAGCACAACGGCGTCCGCGGTCCCCAGAAGGGCGGCATCCGCTACCACCCCGAGGTGGATCTGGACGATGTGCGCGCGCTGGCCAGCCTGATGACCTGGAAGACCGCCGTGGTGAACATCCCCTTCGGCGGCGCCAAGGGCGGCGTGCAGTGCGATCCCTCGAAGATGAGCCTCCATGAATTGGAGAGCCTGACCCGCCGCTACATCGCCAAGATCAGCATGGTGCTTGGGCCCACGCGCGATGTACCAGCGCCCGACGTGAACACCAACGCCCAGACCATGGCCTGGGTCATGGATGAATACGGCCGCAAGGCCGGCTACCAGCCCGCCTGCGTCACCGGCAAACCCATCGAACTGGGCGGCAGCCAGGGCCGCGAGGCCGCCACCGGCAAGGGGGTGGCCATCATCACCCGGGAAGCCTGCGGCGCCCTCGGCGTGCCCCTGAAAGGCGCCCGTGTGGTGCTGCAGGGTTTTGGCAATGTGGGCTCCTACACCGCCAAATTCCTGGATGGGATGGGCGCCAAAATCATCGCCGTGGCCGATCACACCGGCGCCGTGCGCAAGGCCGGGGGCCTGGACGTCCAAGGCCTCATCGCCTACGTCAAGGAACACAAGGGCGTGGGCGGCTTCACGGGGGGCGAGGCTTTCGAGGCCGGCACGGTGTTCTCCCAGGACTGCGACATCCTGATCCCGGCCGCCCTCGGGGGCGTCATCAATAAGGACACCGCGCCCGGCGTGAAAGCCAAGCTCATCGTGGAGGGCGCCAATGCGCCGACGACGACGGCGGCGGACCAGATCCTCAAGGACAAGGGCGTGACGGTGATCCCGGACATCCTTGCCAATGCCGGCGGGGTGACGGTCTCCTACTTCGAATGGGTCCAGAACCTCCAGCAGTTCTTCTGGGAGGAGGCCGAGGTTTTCGAAAAGGAAGAAAAGATCATGGTCCAGGCCTTCAACGATGTGCATGGGAAAGTCGTGCAGCATGGCTGCACCTACCGCACCGGCGCCTTCGTGCTGGCCCTCGACCGGGTCTACAAAGCCAACCAGATGCGCGGCTGGTAG